The Pyrus communis chromosome 14, drPyrComm1.1, whole genome shotgun sequence sequence tgaaaaaaattaagttaaacTTTCGCTCAAATGAACACAATAGTTATCTACGAACGCTTGGCCGATTCTTTATTCTATTTAGAAGAGATTCTAAGTTCAAATATTATCTCATACACAACTATTAGACTAAGAAAAAATAGACCTGGCGTCAAATTCCACGTGCTAGACTATCCAACATGGCATATCCTAATGGAGACCAAATCGAAGCTGTCATTGACCACAAAATCCCACGTATATCCGGACCAAATCGTATTTAGTGTTATATGCTCCACATAGACGTAGACATAGGATAAAGAGTTCCCCACATAGACATGGGATAAAGAGTTCCCCCTGCCTACCACATATATTTTACAAGTCGAAATATACTATGgagattattttttaaaattcagattttttccaGATTTTGTAGTTTCGTATCCACGGATCGAGAAACCTGGATTGTACTAGAGAGAGATTATGATCCTTGTTTGTGTAAACAGAATTAGTTGAATGAGTTAATGGAAGTCGTAGAGTTTAAAATAAGTGATCTTAATTCTACAGTTCATACTACCAAACGGTTAAATTCGAAAAGGagtaaatcaaataatgtgacgattaataattataatctatttttattattttaaaaaataataattcaactAGCAATCGTCATATCGTATGGCCTACGATTATGATCGAAAAAGATACGTCTTTGACATAattcttataatttttaattatcaataattaatttttataaaaatttgaaagaaaataatttgtgAATAGTTTCCCGGGAAACCTTGAAAAGAGAGCCATCCGTTGAAGCGGTAAGagtaaatcagaatccaagtcCACCTCTTTTCCTTCTTATTCTTGCTCATCTTCCAAATCTCTGaacattctctctctcctctctcttcatctctctgtttaattattcaatttttctATGGGGAGTATAACAGAAATATAACAGAACCTTCACTGCTCAGCCGCCATGTTGGTATGCtcaaagtttctcatttttttttctctgttagTTTTGTGTGTTTCTGTGTTTGCACACTTTGTGCTTGTGGATTTGCCTCAGTGAGTAATTGCATGTCAAGACAGAGAGCTCTGTGAATTCTTCTGCCTCCTGGGATTCTTCAGTTTTTTGTTTATCTTAATTGGGTCTTAATTATTTTCTCTGGACTTTATGGATTCCCACACTTTTTGTTCTAAagttttgaactttatgacATTTTTTATCAACCcttctaatttcttttgaattttcatctaatttttaTGTCTCTTTTGATGCAGAGGAGCACGTAAACAGTTGGGTGAATTGAAAGATTTGGACTTTGGCGAGTTCTGATCTTTGAACATAATGAAGGAGAAGGCTGAGAGTTACTCTCCCAAGGGAGTTCTTGAGGACTATTTTCGGAGCTCGGATTCCGAAACGAGCTCCGAGAAAGAGCCCACGCCGGACTCAGAAACTCAGCAGAATTCGAAACAGAGTTCTAGGTGGCGTGGACTTGTTAAATTGTTGACAACTAAGTCCAAAAAACCTTTAGCCACGACAGTGCATCCGCTGCGGAAATTCTCTAAGAGAATGAGCAGCAGCATGAGGGAGATTATCGGGCCAAAATTTCAGGCAGACGATGCTGAATTGATGTACCCTTTCAAGTCACCGTGGAAGAACTTCTCCCTGTATGAGCTCCAGGCCGCAACCAAATCTTTTAGCCACGGTTAGTAGACTTGTTacatgttttttcctttttcagcattcccatttcgGAAAGATTAGTTAGCGATTTCGCTTTATGAATGCATTGTGATAATTGTTTTGCTTATGTTTTGATACAGAAAATCTGATTGGAAAGGGGGGTTATGCTGAAGTCTTCAAGGGCTGTCTGTCAAATGGGCAACTTGTGGCAATCAAACGACTAACCCGGGGACAGGAGGAGATCACCGGGGACTTCTTAGCGGAGATCGGTGTCATGGCTCATGTGAAACATCCCAATACTGCCAGGCTAATTGGGTATGGTGTTGAAGGAGGGATGCATTTAGTTCTTGAGTTGTCTACAAAAGGAAGCTTGGCTTCTGCGCTTTATGGTCAGTCTACAGTTTTTGATCCCCATCATGCTGCTATTTTAATTGAACAGAAAGTAAAACCACAGTTTTTGTGTCCCCTTCGTCGCAGATTAGAGTAGTTTATAATGTACGTCGTCTTGTAAATAAAAGTAATATCTGTGTACTGATTTATTTTTATAGGTTCCGAGGAACAGAAGCTCGATTGGGGCATCCGGTATAAAATTGCAATAGGTGCAGCTAAGGGTTTGCACTATCTTCATGAGGGTTGTCAAAGGAGAATTATCCACAGAGATATTAAGGCTGCAAACATTTTGCTCACCGACGATTTTGAGGCCAAGGTATGCTCTTTTGAACTTTATGTTTTGTAGCttgaatttctttcttctgttGTACTCTTGCTTCGATTTCTTAAGTTTTATGAATACGGCGACTGATCTGGATGACTTTCATACAGATTTGTGACTTTGGTCTTGCAAAATGGCTACCGGAGAAATGGACTCACCACATTACATCAAATTGTGAGGGCACATTTGGGTATGTAATCTTATAATTGCTTCAATCTTCTGTTATCCAGCCAAgattttagcttgttttgatcTTATATATTTTTCCCACAATTCGCAGCTATCTTGCGCCCGAGTTCCTACTGCACGGCATAGTAGATGAGAAAACAGATGTGTTTGCGTATGGTGTGGTGCTCTTGGAACTAGTCACTGGACGACGAGCTCTAGATTACTCGCAGCAAAGCCTTGTTATGTGGGTGAGTTATCTACTTTTCTTTCCCACTTGAATTCCATAAGCATATGCTGTATATCTtcgtttgtttaattttgctCAAATACGTCGAACAATATTCATAACACAGAGTTTATTTCTGTACTTTAACAGGCACGGCCCTTGCTGAAGAAGAATGCAATTAAAGACTTAGTTGATCCTTCTCTAGCTGATGAGTACAACCGTTGCCAGGTGAATCTTGTACTGTTGGCTGCTTCTTTATGCATACACAAGTCCTCGATACGCCGGCCAAGTATGAGTCAGGTATGCTCGGTTTGcttgtttgtttcatttttcttaagTTATGGTCTAGTTGTATTTGCTTTTAGAGGGGATAAAGTGCTTCTAGGTCATAGAAACGCTTTCTAGAGAACACATCCAAACGCTTCTTGAAAAAGCACTTCCAAGTACTTTTCCATGAAGCACATGGGTTATTCAATAAGCACTTCCACCATAAACTTGCATTGATCTAATTGAATCCATATGATTCTACATTTCCACTTGTGGTTATAGGTGGTACAACTTTTGAGTGGAGATCTTGGCTGCCTGAAGTCTGTGAAGAAAAGCTTATCGATGCCAATTTTCCGGAAGGCATTGCGCGAAGAGCTCATCGACACAGAAGACTGTAGCACAACCATTCGGGCAGGCTCTCGAACTGTGGAAGCCGGCAAAGTAACGGGACACGGAAACTTAGAGTAATGGAAATGGAAACTATAGGAGTTTTGTGGTATGGTCCAACCAGTCCAAAGAAGGAAATGAATGAATACGATTCTCAAAGTATGTAATGTGTACATATAAGACTTAAAAGATGAAAAGGAAAGAGTGACAAATATGTTTTATCCAACCTACCATGTACATGATAGAATCCAATACAAATCACAATCAAAGAAAAGAATGTTTAGTAAGTTAAGTAATGATAGAGCATTATGTTTTCCTACCACAATATGggttgtatttttgtttttgccaaGATATTGACTTACAACATGTGACATGTTTATCAACAACTAAACCATAATTAGAAATTTAGAGGGCTATGGTCAATCGATATAGAAAAATTTTGATTGTCTGATCACGTTATTTTTACGACACTTCCTATAAAATTATGCGATTATATGTATTTTCAATCAACGTTGTATATGGTGTACATGATGTGAGAGCTGTCTTAGTTAGACTGACATTCCTTACTAATTTAGCAATTCTAGAGTTGTATCTTGTAAGTTAATCCATGCATAAAAAGATTGAGATCAACTCACGCATGTAGGTGTGGTTTGTCCGATGAAGCTGAATGTTTTGATCCAGCAAAAGGTTTCTGGTGGGCTATCAACGGCCAAATCTGCATGTTCGATTGAGTTGATCCATGCATTGACGGCCAAATCATCCCATGTTGGTGACTGGCGGATTCTCGTTGTGAAGATTTTGGGGATCTTTCAATCACttctgtttatcgtacattgtgcgataaaaattcattgaaatttttctatttaaaactaaatgtaaaCAGTACATGATAAAAATTGGTCGCGCGATATATAATGATCAGATATGATTAAAAAATCTCCCAAATCCTTACAAAAGAGAACATATGAGGATCGTGACTCATGTTGGCGGCTCATATGCATCAACAGTCATATGAGTTTAGAAGTGCGCGTACAACAAATTATAGCACTTATATTGGAAACATGAATAAACTCATTAATGAATTCAGACCCTTTCTAAATCTCTGTGTCTAAAGTTAATAGATCATACAATCCTGATCAGTTAACAGAAAAAAAGAGATCCGGATCGTTTAAAGGTTTTGTTGTATATAAGATGGGCCAACAAATAAACTAATAAGAGCTACGAGATTTAAATTGATTGATATGTATTCTCTGGTCCACTGGCTCTGGACACGGAGCCGGACAAGATTGAAATTCCATTAAATGGCCGGACAAGATTAGAATTCCATTAAATGACGGTAGAAAGTTATTCAGTCTAATTAAAACATTGCTAGGCTAGGCTAGGCCGGGGTATGCAGTGGCTCGGCGCAGCGCGCGTAGCCATAGGTGGTATCGGGGCGTATCGGCAAGTTTTGTTGTGAACCCGGCACGTAACCCAACGCCGGATGGCGTATTTCACCCAACCAAAGTCGTCAGCTTTTCCAACTCCCTGAATTACTCTGACGCTAACGTTCCTCCCTTTCGAGACCGGATTCTCGCTTAATACTCTTTGGGaatgttttgaaaatttatAAATCGTGTTCATTCATCATATATTAAGTATATTAAGAATAATTCAGTACACGAAATattataatacaattggttgaattttgttttttctattttcccATGAAGTGCATTATTACATTTGATATACCGTCTCGTGTTTccaatacattaaaaaatctctcaagaTGAGAAATTCTCATGGTACATGATTGTGCCCAACTAGGTTGGGTAATTCCTGACACGATCTGATAACCCGACACGATATGACacaaaattaacaggtgttcgggtcaacacgataataAATCgagtcgttatcgggtaacccgataagcacttgttaagataacgggttggttcgggtataAGCGTGgataacacgatacacgataagcaaaatattaattttataattttataatcctaaaaaaatactataataattatatatattaatttaacaattttatacccctaaaaactataatatatatatatatatatatattaaattaaatattaaaaattggtgatTATTGGATCAGCTTAAATATacatatcattcaatttcttaagtgttatgcgtacaaaataaataaatttaaatttacttgtttgtatatgcttcgagatcacatcagcaaaaaattgcaaaaaaaaaaaacattcagagattaagtaatgagacaaaacttttcgactgttattaacgaaaaatcacgattttaacgattattttaacttcgattttgatattttttttacagctacactccttgactctatatgaatacaatgaatgaactcgattttcaatttaaaatatttacattaatagataccacaaaatcttatgttatacctaatgaaaatatgaataaactatttagtgttagtgaatctatcgttttgatgggatacacattctacgaaactaatttcaacgatccaaccgtcaaacttgtttttatatgtttcgagatcgcatatgctaaaaatc is a genomic window containing:
- the LOC137716026 gene encoding receptor-like cytosolic serine/threonine-protein kinase RBK2; the encoded protein is MKEKAESYSPKGVLEDYFRSSDSETSSEKEPTPDSETQQNSKQSSRWRGLVKLLTTKSKKPLATTVHPLRKFSKRMSSSMREIIGPKFQADDAELMYPFKSPWKNFSLYELQAATKSFSHENLIGKGGYAEVFKGCLSNGQLVAIKRLTRGQEEITGDFLAEIGVMAHVKHPNTARLIGYGVEGGMHLVLELSTKGSLASALYGSEEQKLDWGIRYKIAIGAAKGLHYLHEGCQRRIIHRDIKAANILLTDDFEAKICDFGLAKWLPEKWTHHITSNCEGTFGYLAPEFLLHGIVDEKTDVFAYGVVLLELVTGRRALDYSQQSLVMWARPLLKKNAIKDLVDPSLADEYNRCQVNLVLLAASLCIHKSSIRRPSMSQVVQLLSGDLGCLKSVKKSLSMPIFRKALREELIDTEDCSTTIRAGSRTVEAGKVTGHGNLE